From one Larimichthys crocea isolate SSNF chromosome XVIII, L_crocea_2.0, whole genome shotgun sequence genomic stretch:
- the LOC104934977 gene encoding T-cell surface glycoprotein CD3 zeta chain, with product MDVQRRGVFVLFVLLVPVSCGNADEFFTNPITCYVLDCILILYCLVATAFYFREKFSDLAPEAVAAPENNADVYQELERPKDTDPYQVLSPTKRKKRKKKRSTATSAQETDRDPYESLTLTPVPPLPPH from the exons ATGGATGTACAGAGgagaggtgtgtttgtgctgtttgtgcTCCTGGTGCCTGTTTCCTGTGGCA ATGCAGATGAGTTTTTCACCAACCCGATCACCTGCTATGTCCTGGACTGCATCCTGATTCTTTACTGCCTCGTTGCCACTGCATTTTACTTCAGAGAGAAG TTTTCTGACCTCGCCCCTGAGGCTGTCGCAGCGCCC GAAAATAATGCAGACGTTTACCAG gAGCTGGAGAGACCAAAGGACACAGATCCGTACCAGGTGCTCAGtccaacaaaaagaaagaag agaaagaaaaagagatcaACG GCGACCTCAGCTCAGGAGACGGATAGAGACCCCTACGAGTCTTTGACGCTGACTCCAGttccacctctgcctccacaCTGA